The Polaribacter sp. Q13 sequence TCACAAAGGGTTTTCTCCTGGAAGTGGATTAGGTAGTTCTGCTGCGAGTGCTGCGGGTGCTGCTTTTGGTGCAAATCAGTTATTAGGGAATATCTATTCTGATTTAGAATTAACCAAATTTGCCATGTTTGGTGAAGAAGTTGCTTGCGGAACTCCAATTGCCGACAATGTTTCTGCAGCCATTTACGGTGGATTTGTTCTTGTAAGAAGCTATCATCCTTTAGAAATTATAAAATTACCGGTTCCGAGTGAATTGAGAGTTGTAGCAATTCATCCGCAGGTAGAAGTTAAAACAAAAGACGCTAGAGCCGTTTTACCTACAGAAATTGCATTGAAAGATGCGGTTACTCAATGGGCAAATGTTGGTGGTTTAATTAGCGGTTTATATTCTGATAATTACAAACTAATTAGCAATTCATTAGTAGATATTATTGTTGAACCTCATCGTAAAAAATTAATTCCGTTTTTTGACAACGTTAAAAACGCAGCAATTAAAACAGGTGCTTTAGGAGCGGGAATTAGTGGTTCTGGACCTACAATTTTTGCACTTTGTAAAGGTGATGAAATTGCAAAAGAGGTTTACAAAAGCATCGAAGAAAGTTATAAAAATACAGGTATTGACTTTGAAATGTTTATTTCTAAAGTGAATCATGAAGGAATGAAAATATTAAATAGTTATTAGTTTTAAGTGTTTAGTTATTAGTTTCCATTATAACTCAAAACTCAAAACTCAAAATCAAAAACTTTAAAAAATGAACTATTACAGTTTACACCATAAATCGCCAAAATCAACATTTAAAAACGCCGTTGTAGAAGGCCTTGCAAAAGACAGAGGAATTTATTTTCCAGATAACATTCAGCAACTTTCAAAAGACTTTATTGAAAACATTTCTGATTATACAAATTACGAAATCGCATACGAAGTAATTAAACAGTTTGTAGGTGATGAAATTCCTACTGAAAAATTAAAAGAGATTGTTGCAAATACCGTTTCTTTCGATTTCCCTTTGGTAGAAGTTGATGATAATATTGCTGCTTTAGAATTGTTTCATGGTCCAACCATGGCATTTAAAGATGTTGGAGCCAAATTCATGGCACAATGTTTAGAATACTTCAACAAAGACAATGATGATGAAGTTACTGTTTTAGTCGCTACTTCTGGAGATACTGGTGGTGCTGTTGCTAACGGATTTTTAGGCGCAAAAGGCGTAAATGTGGTTATTTTATATCCTTCAGGAAAAGTGAGTGATATTCAAGAAAAACAATTAACAACTTTAGGCCAGAATATTACGGCTCTTGAAGTAGACGGTGTTTTTGATGATTGCCAAGAAATGGTAAAAACTGCTTTTTTAGATGAAGAAATCACGAAAACATTAACCTCTGCAAACTCTATAAACGTTGCGCGTTGGTTACCACAAATGTTTTACTTTTTCTTCGCTTATAAAGAATTACATAAAAAACATAAAGACCTCATATTTTCCGTTCCTAGTGGAAACTTTGGTAATATTTGCGCAGGAATCATGGCTCAAAAATTAGGTTTACCTATTAAACACTTTGTAGCTTCTACAAATGTAAATGATACGGTTCCTAACTTTTTAAAAGATGGAGTTTACAAACCAAAACCATCTAAAGCAACTATTTCTAACGCGATGGACGTTGGTAATCCAAGTAACTTTATCAGAATTCAAGAATTATTCAATAATGACTTAGAAGCTCTTAAAAGTGCTTTTTCTTCGTATAGTTTTTCTGATGATGAAACGCGTGCTACTATGAAAGAAATTTACGCAAATTCTGGTTACGTTGCAGATCCTCATGGAGCTGTTGGTTACTTAGGTTTAAAAAAACACGGATTAAAAGAAAATGAATTTGGTGTATTTTTAGAAACTGCACATCCTGTTAAATTTTTAGACGTTGTGGAAGAAACTCTACCTGTTAAAGTAGCAATCCCAGAACAAATTAAGAAAGTAATCAATAATACAAAAGTGGCTTATAAAGCTTCTACGTATCAAGATTTAAAAGATTTCTTAATGAAGAAATAAAATTAAAAATCTTATAATAAGCAAAAAGTCCTAACAATTTAAATTGTTAGGACTTTTTTGTTGGCCTACAAGGACTCGAACCTTGAATGTCGGTACCAAAAACCGGTGTGTTACCAATTACACCATAGGCCAATACGCTAATGCGGGTGCAAATTTAAACCTTTATTTAGAACCTGCAAACTTTTTTTAATTTTTTTTACATTTAACAAACATTTAAGATGAATTTACCACTTATAAAAGCTCTTCTCAACTATTTTTATTCATATTTATTAGTAAATTCGCCACAACTTATTAAAACACTATGACATCAGCAAATTTTAAAAAATGGAACATCATCTTAGGATGGGCTACATTTGTAATTGCTTTAATTACATATACACTTACTTTAGAACCAACCGTGAGTTTCTGGGATTGTGGAGAGTACATTTCCACATCCATTAAACTAGAAGTTGGCCATCCACCTGGCGCACCTTTATTCCAAATGTTGGGTGCCTTTTTTGCAATGTTTACAACCGATGTTACGCATATTGCCAAAATGGTTAACTTTATGTCTGCCCTAGCAAGTGCGTTCACCATATTATTTATGTTTTGGACCATTAGCAATTTGGCAAAGAAACTAGCGCTAAAAACGGGTGAAATTTCTGAGGGAAAATACATTGCAATTTTAGGAAGCTCTATTGTAGGTGCTTTAGCCTATACTTTTTCAGATAGTTTTTGGTTTAGTGCCGTAGAAGGTGAAGTATATGCAATGTCATCATTTTTAATGGCATTATTATTCTGGCTAGGTTTAAAATGGGAAAATGAAATACACACTGCTAGAGGTAACAAATGGTTAATTCTAATTAGTTTTGTAGTAGGATTATCTTTTGGAGTACATATCCTTTCTTTGCTGGTAATCCCAGCAATCGTAATGTTATATTTCTTTAAGACATACAAAGAAATCAACTTAAAAACAACTGCCATTGCTACCGTAATTTCTGTGGTGGCATTAATGTTTGTCTTTAAATTTTTATTTCCATTTACCTTAAAATTCTTTAGTGCTTCTGAGTTGTTTTTTATCAATTCTATAGGAATGCCTTATAATTCTGGAAGTATTATTGCTGCCTTAATTTTAGTAGGACTGTTCTATTTTGGGTTAAACTTTACCCGAAAGAAAAATAAAATACATGCAAATACCTTAATTCTTTCTGTATTATTTATAATGATTGGTTTTTCTTCTTGGATGATGCTACCAATTAGAGCAAATGCAGATACAACCATTAATGAAAACAGTCCTTCTAGTGCTCGTGAATTATTAGCTTATTATGATCGTGAACAATATGGAGATGCTAATGTGTTTTATGATACCTATTACTCTAATTCTTACGAACGAGCTCAAGATGCTAACAACCCTTATAAAGATGACAAGCCAAAGTATGAGAAAAAAAATGGCAAATACGAGATTGTAAATTATTACAAAGGCGTGGTACCAAATTGGTCTGACAAGCACAAAGGTTTTATTCCTAGAATGGTAAACCCTGCTTCAGAAAAAATGTACAAATCTATTGCCGGAATTCCGCAAAACAGTAAACGTAGACCCACATTTGCAGAAAACATAAAGTTTATGATGAGCTATCAGTTTGGCTATATGTATGGACGTTATTTTATGTGGAATTTTGTAGGAAGGCAAAACGACATTCAAGGAAACTTAGATGTTTTTAATGGAAACTGGATTAGTGGTATTACTCCGATTGATGAAGCTCGATTAGGCTCTCAAAAGAATTTACCTTCCCAAGTTTTAGAAAACAAAGGAAGAAACAAATACTACTTTTTACCATTATTATTAGGAATTATTGGTTTATTATATCAAATTAAATGGGATAAAGAAAATTTCTTCACCCTCTTTTTATTCTTTGCTTTTACAGGGTTTGCCATTATATTTTACACAAACCCCAAACCTTTTGAGCCTAGAGAAAGAGATTATGCCGTTGTAGGTAGTTTTTACATTTTTGCTATATGGATTGGTTTTGGAGTACTTGCTTTATATGAATACTTAAAGAGTTTTGCCAACAAAAGAATGGTTGCAATTGCCGTTTCTTTAATTTCACTTTTAGCCGTACCAACCTTAATGGCCTCCCAAAATTGGAATGATCATGATCGTTCTAACAGATATACAACACATTTAAATGCACAAGCTTATTTAGAAAGTTGTGACGAGAATGCCATTATGTTTACTATTGGTGATAACGACACCTTCCCGCTTTGGTATATGCAAGAAGTAGAAGGCGTTAGAACCGATATAAAACTAATAAACACATCTTTATTTGCAACAGATTGGTATATAGACCAGATGAAACGAGCTACCTATAAAGCAGGACCTATTCCGTCTCAATTAAAACACGATCAATATAAATACGGAACCCTGGATGTTGCTTATTCTATGGATCATCCTCGTTTTAAAGATTCTATAATGACTATTAAAAACTTTATGCGTTGGATTGCTTCTGATAGCGATGCTACTTATGTGGAAACAGAAAATGGTCAGAAAGAAAAATTTTATCCAACAAATAAAATTAGAATTCCTGTTAATAAAGAGGCTGTATTAAAAAATGGAATTGTAGCACAAAAGGATGCTGATAAGATTGTACCTTATATAGACATTACTATAGATGATAGAGCCTTATTTAAGAATAGAATTTTAATGTTAGATATTCTTGCCAATAACAATTGGGAAAAACCAATTTATTTTACAGGTGGCGCAAATGCTGACGAAGAGTATCTTTGGTTAAAAGACTATTTACAGCAAGATGGATTGGCCTATAAATTAGTTCCTATTAAAACTCCGATGGCTAAAAAGAGTTTGCTTGATATGGGAAGAATTGATCCAGAAAAAATGTACGCTAACATTCAGAAATGGAATTGGAGAAACATTAACGATGGTAAAATTTATTTAGATGAGCAAACCAAAAGAAGTTCTATTTCTTTACGTAATAGCTTATTGCGCCTGTCTGAAACTTTTGCAAAAGAAGGTGATACTATAAAAGCCTTAGAAGTTTTAGACTTATCTTTAGATAAAATGCCTATTAAAGACTTTGACCATTACAGTTTATCTTTAGGTTACCCAGAAGCCTATTACCGATTAAAAGATTCTAAAAAAGCTAGAGAGACCTCTAGAACATTGATAGACTTGTTCAAAGAAAAATTACTTTGGTTAAGTACTTTTTCTAAAGATGACACCGATTTAATTTTTGACGATATAGACACGTCACTTTACATGTACAGAAACATTATTAGTCAGGCAGAAAAAGGTGAAGTTGATAAGGAATATTTAGATAATTTACAAGACGAATTTATAAATATTGTAAAGCTATTTAATCATCTAATTCCGGATGAAAAATAATGCCTTTTAAATGAAAAGTTATTTCCCCAGAACGCCACGTTATATAATGAGATTTTTCTCTAAATATACGTGGCGTTTTCTTTCTGATAAAAAAGAGATTTTTCTCACTTTTGATGATGGACCAACGCCAGAAATTACCGATTTTATTTTAGCTGAATTAAAAA is a genomic window containing:
- a CDS encoding homoserine kinase — protein: MDYLKIFAPATVANVSCGFDSLGFAVDAIGDEMTFTKTTEKGVKITNITGANLTYDVDENAASAVVKKILIEANADFGIELTIHKGFSPGSGLGSSAASAAGAAFGANQLLGNIYSDLELTKFAMFGEEVACGTPIADNVSAAIYGGFVLVRSYHPLEIIKLPVPSELRVVAIHPQVEVKTKDARAVLPTEIALKDAVTQWANVGGLISGLYSDNYKLISNSLVDIIVEPHRKKLIPFFDNVKNAAIKTGALGAGISGSGPTIFALCKGDEIAKEVYKSIEESYKNTGIDFEMFISKVNHEGMKILNSY
- the thrC gene encoding threonine synthase, encoding MNYYSLHHKSPKSTFKNAVVEGLAKDRGIYFPDNIQQLSKDFIENISDYTNYEIAYEVIKQFVGDEIPTEKLKEIVANTVSFDFPLVEVDDNIAALELFHGPTMAFKDVGAKFMAQCLEYFNKDNDDEVTVLVATSGDTGGAVANGFLGAKGVNVVILYPSGKVSDIQEKQLTTLGQNITALEVDGVFDDCQEMVKTAFLDEEITKTLTSANSINVARWLPQMFYFFFAYKELHKKHKDLIFSVPSGNFGNICAGIMAQKLGLPIKHFVASTNVNDTVPNFLKDGVYKPKPSKATISNAMDVGNPSNFIRIQELFNNDLEALKSAFSSYSFSDDETRATMKEIYANSGYVADPHGAVGYLGLKKHGLKENEFGVFLETAHPVKFLDVVEETLPVKVAIPEQIKKVINNTKVAYKASTYQDLKDFLMKK
- a CDS encoding DUF2723 domain-containing protein codes for the protein MTSANFKKWNIILGWATFVIALITYTLTLEPTVSFWDCGEYISTSIKLEVGHPPGAPLFQMLGAFFAMFTTDVTHIAKMVNFMSALASAFTILFMFWTISNLAKKLALKTGEISEGKYIAILGSSIVGALAYTFSDSFWFSAVEGEVYAMSSFLMALLFWLGLKWENEIHTARGNKWLILISFVVGLSFGVHILSLLVIPAIVMLYFFKTYKEINLKTTAIATVISVVALMFVFKFLFPFTLKFFSASELFFINSIGMPYNSGSIIAALILVGLFYFGLNFTRKKNKIHANTLILSVLFIMIGFSSWMMLPIRANADTTINENSPSSARELLAYYDREQYGDANVFYDTYYSNSYERAQDANNPYKDDKPKYEKKNGKYEIVNYYKGVVPNWSDKHKGFIPRMVNPASEKMYKSIAGIPQNSKRRPTFAENIKFMMSYQFGYMYGRYFMWNFVGRQNDIQGNLDVFNGNWISGITPIDEARLGSQKNLPSQVLENKGRNKYYFLPLLLGIIGLLYQIKWDKENFFTLFLFFAFTGFAIIFYTNPKPFEPRERDYAVVGSFYIFAIWIGFGVLALYEYLKSFANKRMVAIAVSLISLLAVPTLMASQNWNDHDRSNRYTTHLNAQAYLESCDENAIMFTIGDNDTFPLWYMQEVEGVRTDIKLINTSLFATDWYIDQMKRATYKAGPIPSQLKHDQYKYGTLDVAYSMDHPRFKDSIMTIKNFMRWIASDSDATYVETENGQKEKFYPTNKIRIPVNKEAVLKNGIVAQKDADKIVPYIDITIDDRALFKNRILMLDILANNNWEKPIYFTGGANADEEYLWLKDYLQQDGLAYKLVPIKTPMAKKSLLDMGRIDPEKMYANIQKWNWRNINDGKIYLDEQTKRSSISLRNSLLRLSETFAKEGDTIKALEVLDLSLDKMPIKDFDHYSLSLGYPEAYYRLKDSKKARETSRTLIDLFKEKLLWLSTFSKDDTDLIFDDIDTSLYMYRNIISQAEKGEVDKEYLDNLQDEFINIVKLFNHLIPDEK